Below is a genomic region from Pseudomonas sp. JQ170C.
AGCGGCTACGGGTGTAGCCGCTGCCGAGGCACGAGGCTGCGATCGGCTGCGCAGCAGCCGCAAGAGGGTCGATACACAATCCAATGCCATGGCCGCTATGGTGACGCTGATTCACCTTTGCGCCCTTACGGCGCCTTACTTTGGCAGTCGCCCCAAAGTAAGCAAAGGGCTTGCCCCACCAGGGGCCCTGCGCTGCGCTTCGGGTCCCCTCACTGCGGTGTCGCTACGGGGCATTGCGAGCTACGCGTTGCAAGCAACGCTACGCTTCGCATCTTCGGCATTCGCCGAAGGCGCTTCGCGCTAGCCCCTCCGCGACACCTCCGTTCGGCCCTTCTGGAACGGGGCCGGTGGATCAAAAGCCAGATCAAGATCAAAAGCACAATTCGCTGCGCTCTTGCTGGCCAGCGCTGTTCTTTCAAACTGCACCAAACCACTGTAGGAGCGGGCTCCTACAGTGAATGCTCACGCGGTGGCGGCGACGGGTGCGGCTTCGATGACCGGGGCTTTGAGTTGCCGACGATACCCCGGCAACGCCAACGCCAGGAAGATCGCCGCCAACGCCAGCATCGACACCGACGCCGCCAGCGCATAACGCAGCGATTCAGCCCCCAGGGTCGGCAGGAAGAAGTCGCTGAGCATGCCGATCAACAAGGGGCCAACCCCCACGCCGAGCAAGGTCATCGACATCACGAAGATCGCGGTCGCCTGGGCCAGGCGGGTGGCCGGGAACAGGTGGGTGATGGCGCCCAGGCACGGTGTTGCCCACCACACGCCAAAGAAGCCGAACACGCTGTAGAACAGGAAGGCCGTCGGTACGTCGATGCTGCCGATTTGGAAGGCCGTGCCCTGGGGCCAGAGGAAGTAGGCCAGGGCAAACGGGATGCTGATCAGCGTGCCCAGCAGTGGTACGCCGATCTGCCAGCCAACATCGCGACGGGCCATGCGGTCGGTGACGATGCCGCACACCAGGGTGCCCAGGGTCGAGCCGGTGCCCCCGACCACGCCGACCAGAAAGCCCGCTTGCTGGATGTTCAAGCCGTGGGAGCGAATCAGGAAGCTCGGGCTCCAGGTGCCGATGGCGTAGCCGGCAATCGCTGCGGCGCCGCCGGTCAGTACCAGCCACAGGAACGACGGCGTTTTCATCAGTTCCTGCAGGGTCTTCAACCAACCCTCATGTTGCGTGGCCACCAGGTGCGCAGGCACGGGGGCGGTCTTGGGGGTGCGCACGGTCAGCAGCAACAGCAGGCCGAGGAAGATCCCCGGCGCGCCGATCAGCAAAAACGCCAGGCGCCAGCCGTGGTGCTGGGCGATCCAGCCGCCCAGGCCCAGGCCGACAATGGCGCCCAGGCTCGAACCGAGCATCAGCACCGCAAGCGCCGTGGAGCGGCGCCGCGCCGGGTATAAATCCGACACCATGGCCACCGACGGCGCCGTGCCGCCCGCTTCACCCACCGCCACGCCAATGCGCGCCAGCACCAGCATCAGGAAGCTGCCGGCCACCCCGCAGAGCATGGTCATCAGGCTCCAGGCGATGCAGCTCAGGGCAATCACCGGCTTGCGCCCGATGCGGTCGGACAGGCGCCCCAGCGGGAAGCCGAACAGGGTGTAGAACACCGCGAAGGTCACCCCCGACAGCAGGCCGATGCCGGTGTCGGAAATGCCGAATTCGAGCTTCACCGGCTCGATCAGGATCGCCATCAACTGGCGGTCGATGTAGTTGAACACGTAGATCGCGGCG
It encodes:
- a CDS encoding spinster family MFS transporter, producing the protein MTTSTPVTWRTHYALFVLAAIYVFNYIDRQLMAILIEPVKLEFGISDTGIGLLSGVTFAVFYTLFGFPLGRLSDRIGRKPVIALSCIAWSLMTMLCGVAGSFLMLVLARIGVAVGEAGGTAPSVAMVSDLYPARRRSTALAVLMLGSSLGAIVGLGLGGWIAQHHGWRLAFLLIGAPGIFLGLLLLLTVRTPKTAPVPAHLVATQHEGWLKTLQELMKTPSFLWLVLTGGAAAIAGYAIGTWSPSFLIRSHGLNIQQAGFLVGVVGGTGSTLGTLVCGIVTDRMARRDVGWQIGVPLLGTLISIPFALAYFLWPQGTAFQIGSIDVPTAFLFYSVFGFFGVWWATPCLGAITHLFPATRLAQATAIFVMSMTLLGVGVGPLLIGMLSDFFLPTLGAESLRYALAASVSMLALAAIFLALALPGYRRQLKAPVIEAAPVAATA